Sequence from the Mycobacterium florentinum genome:
CGATACGCTTGGCGGCCCAGGCATCGAGCTGTTCCGCAGGCTGGTCGAGGACTACGAGCGCGAGCACGACGTCCCGATGGCCGACATCGCGGCCGCGCTCGCTTTGCAGTCGCGCGATGGTGAGGCGTTCCTGATGTCGCCCGAACCGCCGCCGCAGCGACGTGAGCGGCCCGAACGTAACACCGAGCATCGGGATCGCACGGACAAGCCAAGGCAAACAAGAGATTTCGCCACCTATCGAATCGCCGTGGGCAAGCGGCACAAGATCGGGCCGGGTGCCATCGTCGGCGCCATCGCCAACGAGGGCGGCCTGCATCGCAGCGATTTCGGCCACATCGCGATCGGGCCCGACTTCTCGTTGGTGGAGCTGCCGCCAAAGCTCTCCCCCGCGACGCTCAAAAGGCTTGAAAAGACCCGTATCTCGGGTGTGCTGATCGACCTGAAGCGGGACCGCTCGTCCGGCAAGTCCGCTGAAAGGCCCGGCCGATCGGGTGGGCCCAAGCGGCGCAGAAAAGACGCTGGATGACCCTGTCCGACGAACGGGACGCCCAAGGCGGACTCGAGCAGGTCTCGCACGTCGACCGGGTCGCCTCCTTGACCGGTATCCGCGCGGTCGCCGCGATCCTGGTCGTCGGGACTCACGCGGCCTACACCACCGGCAAGTACACGCACGGCTACTGGGGTCTGGTCGGCGCCCGGATGGAGATCGGTGTGCCGATCTTCTTCGTGCTGTCCGGCTTCCTGCTGTTCCGCCCCTGGGTGAAATCGGCAGCCGGCGGCGGGCCGCCGCCGGCGGTGAGTCGCTATGCGCGACACCGGGTTCGGCGCATCATGCCGGCCTACGTGATCACCGTGCTATTCGCCTATGTGCTGTACCACTTCCGCGATGCCGGACCGAATCCCGGCCATTCCTGGCACGGCTTGATTCGCAATCTCACGCTGACGCAGATCTACACCGACGGCTACCTCGGCAAGTATCTGCACCAGGGCCTGACCCAAATGTGGAGCCTCGCGGTAGAGGCGTCCTTCTACGTGCTGCTGCCGTTTCTGGCATACCTGCTGCTGGTGGTCATCTGCCGGCGGCGCTGGCGGCCGAGGTTGCTGGTGGGGACCTTGTTGGCGCTGTCGTTGATCAGCCCGATCTGGGTTGTCCTGGTACACACCGATCATTGGTTCGCCGACGGCGCTCGGCTGTGGCTGCCGACCTACCTGGCGTGGTTTCTGGGCGGCATGTTGCTGGCGGTGCTGCAGGCGATGGGCGTGCGCTGCTACGCATTCGCCGCCATACCGCTGGCGGTGATCTGTTACTTCATCGTCGCCACCCCGATCGGCGGCGCACCCACGACATCGCCGGCGTCGACGCCGGAGGCGGTCGTCAAGACGGTCTTCTACGCCGTGATCGCCACCCTGGCGGTCGCCCCGCTGGCGTTGGACGGCCACGGTTGGTATTGGCAGGCGCTGGCCAGCCGGCCGATGGTGTGGCTCGGCGAGATCTCCTATGAGATCTTCCTGATCCACCTGGTGACCATGGAATTCACGATGGTCTACATCGTGCGGGCCCACGTCTACACCGGGCCGATGCTGTATCTGTTCGTCGCGACGCTTGTGGTGACGATCCCGCTGGCTTGGCTGCTGCACCGCTTCACCCGCGTACCCGGATGAGACGGCTGCCGGCTAGCGGCGGGCGCTCGCCGGGGCGATGACCGGGACGACAAATTCCTCGATCATCGCTCGCTCCTCGTTTTCGTCGCGGCCCGGATAGGTCAGCAGCGAGACGATCACCCGCACCGCCCAGCGGGCGCGGCGCTCGATGACGGCGGGATCGTGGGGCCCCAGCGAATGCAGGAACGCCGCCGCCAGGGCCGCGATCACGTCGGACTGTCCGGCCAACTCGCCGCCGATCGGCGGGCGAGTGGTGGCGAACCACGACGCCAGGGCGGGGTTCTCGCGAACCATCTCCATCGTGACGAGGATGCTGGCGACCAGCTTTTCGCGGGGGTCCTCGATGCCGCCGGTCCGCGCGATGATGTCGCGGCCAAGGCGATGCGTTTCGCGATGGATGTACGCGGTTCGCAGCGCCTCCCGGTTTTCGAAGTACCGGTACAGCGTCGCGCGGGAACAGCCTGCGGCCCTCGCGATCTCATTCATGCCGATCGAATCCGAATCGCGCGCGGTGTACAGCTGCTCGGCCGCATCGAGGATGCGGTCTACCGCGGCCTCGCTGCGACTCGAGGCAAGCCAGTCATTACCGGCCATCAGGACTTCACGGTGATCGGCACCGACACCGGACGCCGCACGTAGCTGCCGCCCGCCCACACGACCGAATTCTCGTCGACGTCGAAGTCCGGGCAGCGGGCCAGCAGTTCGGTCAGCGCGACCCGG
This genomic interval carries:
- a CDS encoding TetR/AcrR family transcriptional regulator gives rise to the protein MAGNDWLASSRSEAAVDRILDAAEQLYTARDSDSIGMNEIARAAGCSRATLYRYFENREALRTAYIHRETHRLGRDIIARTGGIEDPREKLVASILVTMEMVRENPALASWFATTRPPIGGELAGQSDVIAALAAAFLHSLGPHDPAVIERRARWAVRVIVSLLTYPGRDENEERAMIEEFVVPVIAPASARR
- a CDS encoding acyltransferase family protein, which encodes MTLSDERDAQGGLEQVSHVDRVASLTGIRAVAAILVVGTHAAYTTGKYTHGYWGLVGARMEIGVPIFFVLSGFLLFRPWVKSAAGGGPPPAVSRYARHRVRRIMPAYVITVLFAYVLYHFRDAGPNPGHSWHGLIRNLTLTQIYTDGYLGKYLHQGLTQMWSLAVEASFYVLLPFLAYLLLVVICRRRWRPRLLVGTLLALSLISPIWVVLVHTDHWFADGARLWLPTYLAWFLGGMLLAVLQAMGVRCYAFAAIPLAVICYFIVATPIGGAPTTSPASTPEAVVKTVFYAVIATLAVAPLALDGHGWYWQALASRPMVWLGEISYEIFLIHLVTMEFTMVYIVRAHVYTGPMLYLFVATLVVTIPLAWLLHRFTRVPG